One Panicum virgatum strain AP13 chromosome 9K, P.virgatum_v5, whole genome shotgun sequence genomic region harbors:
- the LOC120648733 gene encoding hexose carrier protein HEX6-like, whose amino-acid sequence MAIGDAAAPAAGGVEYGGRLTPYLLLSCVVACCGGFLFGYDLGISGGVTSMNSFLKRFFPEVYRQKQDSKVSHFCQFNSELLTLFTSSLYIAGLVATLVASSITRRYGRRASILIGGTFFITGSVFGGAAVNIPMLLFNRILLGIGLGFTNQSIPLYLSEMAPPQYRGAINNGFELCLSLGILGANILNYFVVKIKAG is encoded by the exons ATGGCGATCGGAGATGCTGCTGCTCCGGCAGCTGGCGGGGTGGAGTACGGCGGCCGCCTTACGCCGTACTTGTTGCTGTCTTGCGTCGTTGCCTGCTGTGGCGGCTTCCTCTTCGGCTACGACCTCGGCATCTCCG GTGGTGTTACCTCAATGAATTCATTCCTGAAGAGGTTCTTCCCGGAGGTGTACCGCCAGAAGCAGGACAGCAAAGTGAGTCACTTCTGCCAGTTCAACAGCGAGCTCCTCACCCTGTTCACATCGTCCCTGTACATAGCTGGCCTTGTGGCTACTCTGGTTGCATCATCCATCACAAGGAGGTATGGACGCCGAGCATCCATTCTGATCGGCGGCACCTTCTTCATCACAGGATCAGTGTTTGGTGGTGCAGCTGTCAATATTCCCATGCTGCTCTTCAACCGAATTTTACTGGGAATAGGTCTGGGATTCACTAACCAG TCAATCCCATTGTACCTGTCAGAAATGGCGCCACCTCAATATCGTGGAGCAATCAACAATGGCTTTGAACTTTGCCTCAGCCTTGGAATTCTCGGTGCAAACATCCTCAACTATTTTGTTGTGAAAATTAAAGCGGGGTAG